Proteins encoded in a region of the Drosophila sechellia strain sech25 chromosome 2L, ASM438219v1, whole genome shotgun sequence genome:
- the LOC6617838 gene encoding protein piccolo isoform X7, translating into MATSTLQSPSPSPSTASVSSKNPQLKRVVYSKYRELLGSYNDKANAIIDTLPAYMVRQDRGFQLSELPVNGDANRNGLESSYGQRGGGGSGNGGYEAPACVQNAMMTKDKKPFTYTPGGIDLSQIRSERMAKRLARNAQSEGATGAAQQNRPAQPQSPGGPGGAASAIGAAAMGMPFQVLPPPPPPPQPQSGKNGTQGAIAAPPPPPPQQPSTLAPPTGRLSAPGSPATARKSPTPQRFEPPPLGFRPEIKIPPNPMAALRKVAPPVEKNTFWKDEYIKDRSKSPLPEVVPAANGGYSSTTADAVDGPRPSAASVESSYSPYTPTQQVPPVAKSPPVQYQQPTPPATPPQQQQSEQPPATRPEFRSVPMPTSPAVNVYTRQTDSPRSPFEPQQQQQQQPQRSTESPFRFAQQQQQQSPQQRPPTAISPLAQVQQQQQQQQLQQQQQQLQQLQQQQFQQQQQFQQQQLQQQQQLQQQQQQQQQQQQLQQPAAQSVPWRTQRAQPGAQQQQDSHPQPIYNNVQQQQQRSRDVFSPARNETPAANTFNSQQQQNQFGGAAKPTNVGSLYIAPLAQPTEPQAQRILLQQQQQSSARDSPMRQLPQQQQQPQTNQPMRWLSSQPASKEQAPWARPEENGNVLPSTLRQTTPAPQPQVVPQPQPQQQQTTFYQPQLVQGNGYGPTSVSAAPISLQNFGSNPQPGGLRLQINLNTNGNSSNNTNQSAPRERIIPITLEQTPTYAAAQPNFGGNGVSAQNRFTQQRYDTPQQQQYVPPSEQQAPEPKKYTGSAIPSRSFKILQAMTTPENADHKIHTELDSDLENVELNESPNNNNNNNNSNNGSTENNNNHNKINSKTNKRHSYTSSTPTPSPSTCTDPTTHSSNSSLSSDSSCPPQPTRSQSVPPQYPYAYGYPYPWYMPPPPPVNGEGAPWPYPYSYPPPPPPQSMDGKQAEGFPPYPYYYPYYPPPLPPYGQQPGEAQIPPGYPQFHAIPPYGHPYPYPVAPSYSQSSTEENRASSVLPDIIITPSTDDIPSQVIMKHHIRVEPREPPKRAHSVEIEEVVSKPKARNICSNNHEVIDVLSQRLANINKIASGNTQANLSKQLQKNYAGEQAKELGDRSPSENASNSDSESEEESSDDEEDTPKMGTRPAPLQSIKSVTNVQVYKGKTLEQHLDSESSDDEDDVTTADEMYDEEEQMEEEQEGLVEEMEDDYIVEEDLSVIYEEESELERSSEYAKTVIRKDDSRSTIVDDIEKQIEENDDDDDDEESNSVTVRLPLRFSFSRSSNDENIATVEVGNTTQIEEKQPIIASTFSVAKVESDDEDDDCEVSVTISLSNSSRSNSVEKVTQPYRPSNAYPVEDISTPIKTSEDDFSTSFSLGMRNKFMGETIANDVTNNISRDQAKPKNDATEVESSPKEEFDFFATLMATKMQAQKMMEQSKNFWKTPDPKLVEPEAEKPKLRPKENIPETKPPRPISGDMSKTQASLEAAKNSFWSTFATTSKETEPKAEQEDAAEEVDFWASIEKKEISNKEEKQWTKKKKTVTYTPLKKEAVTTVEHWTTTFRAQLESLPIPQKAEVHFVVEEKQKEVEQRQEENQGEEEDFWGSVIKDKMENTASATWERTEYNLEPSQGVTDQPKQQDEDNVDFWAEIEASNTYEDEEKPKNLSYDPTKYPEEPREVDTDEEIDFWAELEARRNPGEDDDEDVTFHKSATFWARKERQNSVEETPYKPVEIKAFRAKLPDEAAVEIDVWATLEAARGHEPEIVDPAVEEEKVLSEQFEELEQETSDEEEEDEEDAQEELEQKPREEVQESNLSHMDTMSLASMHEPPTVYTWATPPQEAEDNEEETDFWADMEKERSKKEQFEEAEQKRHNYRQAMAFFNTSIDGQHSPPQQNASPNRSSVIREVEEPQEVNLGLPGEYQIVGEDGVVVEEHKPEITETEEDERGAATPTNMEPQLPEVYVEPEPEVKRLVNGLPDLGVEKFSEKPKISVRARISAFEVIPSATSDGAKGLTKQSLSVDSAYGKGTLSRNSSTQRSESEIEEDDSGVTDMNRQLSETDTESESFPELRKMTSYQRAATHSRLFKLLQDENDVPEAGAQPADEFQFKPSRRKIVHNVSITRRQNPGALNDAETMTQRRERLSLPLRKNTSIDADNPSTPNSPASPIMGPSAKNQRVVSDKLVNELVQSLLLKSDSSHLRNLPMERLQAAAKRALVEEMDSAQENSSLDSTPAPTPKHDKEYSDYYNSWCDASGSGEEVLPSKSFRALQDPRRSPWTVRCPRVLSSKTINRDLARVTESPEIANGRGSKSPECFRQNSHSQSRERSVSSWRRV; encoded by the exons ATGGCCACCTCAACGCTGCAATCTCCGTCCCCGTCGCCATCAACCGCCTCCGTGTCGTCCAAGAATCCGCAGCTGAAGCGCGTCGTGTACTCCAAGTATCGGGAACTACTTGGTTCTTATAATGATAAGGCCAATGCCATCATCGACACTCTGCCCGCATATATGGTTCGTCAGGATCGCGGATTTCAGTTGTCGGAGCTGCCCGTGAACGGGGATGCCAATCGCAACGGCCTGGAATCATC GTATGGACAGCGCGGAGGAGGCGGATCCGGAAACGGTGGCTACGAAGCGCCCGCGTGCGTACAGAACGCGATGATGACAAAAGACAAGAAGCCCTTCACCTACACGCCCGGCGGCATCGATCTCTCCCAGATCCGGTCGGAGCGGATGGCCAAGCGGTTGGCGCGCAATGCCCAATCGGAAGGAGCCACCGGAGCCGCCCAACAGAACAGACCCGCCCAGCCACAGTCGCCAGGTGGGCCAGGTGGTGCAGCCAGTGCGATTGGAGCCGCTGCCATGGGCATGCCGTTCCAGGTGctgccgccgccaccaccgccgccgcaaCCACAGTCGGGTAAGAATGGCACCCAAGGTGCTATCGCCGcacccccaccaccacccccacaACAACCCAGCACATTAGCGCCACCCACTGGGCGCCTAAGTGCCCCTGGTTCCCCGGCTACGGCGCGCAAATCGCCAACTCCACAGCGTTTTGAGCCACCGCCACTGGGATTCCGGCCGGAGATCAAGATACCGCCGAATCCTATGGCTGCACTGCGCAAGGTGGCACCGCCCGTGGAGAAGAACACGTTCTGGAAGGACGAGTACATTAAGGATCGCTCCAAGAGTCCGCTGCCCGAGGTGGTTCCTGCTGCGAATGGAGGATATAGCAGCACCACAGCCGATGCCGTTGATG GTCCAAGACCATCGGCGGCTAGCGTTGAAAGCAGCTACAGTCCTTACACGCCGACTCAGCAAGTGCCGCCCGTGGCCAAGAGTCCACCGGTGCAATACCAACAGCCAACGCCACCGGCAAcaccgccgcagcagcaacagtcggAGCAGCCACCTGCAACACGTCCGGAGTTCCGCAGTGTGCCCATGCCCACATCGCCAGCGGTGAACGTCTACACACGTCAAACGGACAGTCCCAGATCGCCTTTCGagccgcagcaacagcagcagcagcaaccacagCGATCCACTGAGAGCCCCTTCCGGTtcgcacagcagcaacagcaacagtcaCCGCAGCAACGTCCACCAACAGCGATATCGCCGCTGGCtcaggtgcagcagcagcagcagcaacagcagttgcaacagcagcagcaacagctacagcagctgcagcaacagcagttccagcagcaacagcagttccagcaacaacagttgcagcagcagcaacagctgcaacagcagcaacagcaacagcagcaacagcaacagctgcagcaACCGGCAGCTCAATCAGTACCATGGCGCACTCAACGTGCTCAGCCTGGagcacaacagcaacaggacTCGCATCCACAACCCATCTACAACAAtgttcagcagcagcaacaaagatCTCGCGATGTCTTCAGTCCGGCAAGGAATGAAACACCGGCAGCAAACACGTTCAAttcacagcagcaacaaaaccAATTTGGTGGAGCAGCAAAGCCG ACCAACGTTGGATCGCTTTACATAGCTCCACTGGCCCAGCCCACTGAACCGCAGGCTCAACGAATCCttttgcaacagcagcagcagtcatCTGCTCGGGATTCTCCCATGCGCCAActtccacagcagcagcagcagccacagacCAACCAACCGATGAGATGGCTCAGCTCACAGCCGGCTAGCAAGGAGCAGGCACCCTGGGCTCGTCCCGAGGAGAATGGCAACGTCCTGCCCTCCACCTTGCGTCAGACCACCCCGGCACCGCAGCCCCAAGTAGTCCCTCAACcgcagccacagcagcagcagaccaCCTTCTACCAGCCGCAGTTGGTCCAAGGTAATGGCTACGGACCAACTTCGGTTTCAGCCGCTCCCATCAGTCTGCAGAATTTCGGATCAAATCCACAGCCGGGAGGACTACGTTTGCAGATCAACCTAAACACcaatggcaacagcagcaataacACAAATCAAAGTGCTCCACGG gAGCGTATCATACCGATAACTCTAGAGCAGACGCCGACGTATGCCGCAGCCCAGCCCAACTTTGGTG gTAACGGAGTCTCCGCTCAGAACCGATTTACGCAACAACGATATG ataccccccaacaacagcaatatGTGCCGCCAAGTGAACAGCAAGCTCCGGAACCCAAAAAATACACAGGCAGCGCTATACCCAGTCGATCATTCAAAATTCTACAGGCAATGACAACACCTGAAAATGCCG ACCATAAAATTCACACCGAGCTGGACTCGGATTTGGAAAATGTTGAACTGAACGAATCCccaaacaataataataataataataacagtaACAACGGAAGtactgaaaataataataatcataataagaTTAACAGTAAAACCAATAAACGTCATAGCTACACTTcatccacacccacaccctCACCATCAACCTGCACAGATCCCACCACCCATTCATCAAACTCATCTCTTAGTTCGGATAGCTCTTGTCCCCCACAGCCAACTCGATCGCAATCGGTTCCACCCCAGTATCCATATGCCTACGGGTATCCGTATCCATGGTACATGCCACCTCCTCCACCTGTCAACGGTGAGGGAGCTCCTTGGCCATATCCCTATTCATATCCGCCGCCACCTCCTCCACAATCGATGGATGGAAAGCAGGCAGAAGGATTTCCACCATATCCCTATTACTACCCATATTATCCGCCTCCCTTGCCACCTTATGGACAACAACCCGGGGAAGCTCAGATACCGCCGGGCTATCCTCAGTTCCATGCCATTCCACCATATGGTCACCCGTATCCCTATCCAGTGGCTCCCAGTTACAGTCAGAGTTCCACCGAAGAGAACAGAGCCAGCAGTGTTCTACCGGATATAATCATCACTCCCAGTACCGATGATATACCCTCGCAGGTCATAATGAAGCATCACATCCGAGTGGAGCCACGAGAGCCACCAAAGCGGGCGCACTCTGTGGAAATAGAGGAGGTAGTCAGCAAACCGAAAGCCCGGAATATTTGCAGCAACAATCACGAGGTCATCGATGTGCTGAGCCAACGATTGGCCAATATCAACAAGATTGCCAGTGGCAACACCCAGGCGAATCTCTCCAAGCAGCTACAGAAAAACTATGCAGGTGAGCAAGCCAAGGAACTGGGTGACAGATCCCCCAGCGAAAATGCCTCCAACTCGGATAGCGAATCAGAGGAAGAGAGCAGCGATGACGAAGAGGATACCCCTAAGATGGGAACTCGTCCCGCTCCCTTACAGTCCATTAAGTCGGTGACAAATGTGCAGGTGTACAAGGGTAAAACACTTGAGCAGCATTTGGACTCCGAGAGCAGCGATGATGAAGATGATGTGACTACAGCGGATGAAATGTACGATGAAGAGGAACAGATGGAGGAGGAGCAAGAAGGATTGGTCGAGGAAATGGAAGATGATTACATTGTCGAAGAGGATCTTAGTGTTATATACGAGGAAGAGAGCGAACTGGAACGCAGCAGTGAATATGCCAAGACAGTCATTCGAAAGGATGACTCCCGATCCACCATAGTTGATGATATAGAAAAGCAAATCGAAgaaaatgatgatgatgatgatgacgaggaGTCCAACTCGGTAACAGTGCGTTTGCCACTCCGCTTCTCTTTCAGTCGCAGTTCGAATGATGAAAACATTGCCACTGTAGAAGTAGGTAATACAACTCAGATCGAAGAAAAACAACCCATCATCGCAAGCACGTTCAGCGTGGCCAAGGTTGAAAGTGATGATGAGGATGATGACTGTGAGGTCAGTGTGACCATCAGTTTGTCGAACTCTTCGCGTTCCAATTCGGTGGAGAAGGTTACTCAACCCTATCGGCCCTCCAACGCATATCCCGTGGAGGATATAAGTACACCCATCAAAACTAGTGAAGATGATTTTTCTACATCGTTCTCCCTTGGTATGCGCAACAAATTCATGGGTGAAACAATTGCCAATGATGTAACTAATAATATATCCCGGGATCAGGCAAAACCAAAGAACGATGCAACCGAAGTTGAAAGCTCCCCAAAAGAGGAATTCGACTTCTTTGCCACTTTGATGGCCACCAAAATGCAGGCTCAGAAAATGATGGAGCAGTCTAAGAACTTTTGGAAAACTCCTGACCCTAAGCTGGTAGAACCCGAAGCTGAGAAGCCAAAACTTCGACCCAAGGAGAATATTCCTGAGACAAAACCACCAAGACCCATTTCTGGTGATATGTCCAAGACCCAGGCCTCGCTGGAGGCAGCCAAGAATAGCTTCTGGTCCACCTTCGCTACGACCTCAAAGGAAACGGAACCCAAAGCAGAGCAAGAAGATGCAGCTGAGGAAGTCGACTTCTGGGCAAGCatagaaaaaaaggaaatctCTAATAAGGAAGAAAAACAGTGGACCAAGAAAAAGAAGACCGTAACCTATACTCCTTTGAAGAAAGAGGCAGTTACTACGGTGGAGCATTGGACAACAACGTTCAGGGCTCAGTTGGAATCGTTACCAATCCCCCAAAAGGCTGAAGTACATTTTGTAGTTGAGGAAAAGCAAAAAGAAGTTGAACAACGACAAGAAGAGAATCAGGGTGAAGAAGAGGATTTCTGGGGCTCAGTAATTAAGGATAAGATGGAAAACACAGCCAGTGCGACGTGGGAACGCACAGAATACAACTTAGAACCCTCTCAGGGAGTGACAGATCAACCCAAGCAACAAGATGAGGACAACGTTGACTTCTGGGCCGAAATTGAAGCATCTAATACTTACGAAGATGAAGAAAAGCCCAAGAACCTTAGCTATGATCCCACAAAATATCCTGAAGAGCCTCGCGAAGTGGATACTGATGAGGAGATTGACTTCTGGGCCGAGTTAGAAGCTAGACGCAACCCAGGTGAAGACGACGACGAAGATGTCACGTTCCATAAATCGGCAACTTTCTGGGCTCGCAAAGAACGACAGAATTCTGTAGAGGAAACCCCTTACAAGCCTGTGGAAATCAAGGCTTTCAGAGCTAAATTGCCCGATGAAGCAGCAGTTGAAATTGATGTTTGGGCCACCTTAGAAGCAGCCAGAGGTCACGAGCCCGAAATTGTTGATCCCGCGGTGGAAGAGGAAAAGGTTCTATCCGAGCAATTTGAGGAACTTGAACAAGAGACCTcagatgaggaggaggaggatgaggaggacgCGCAGGAAGAGCTAGAGCAGAAGCCTCGGGAAGAAGTCCAGGAGAGCAATCTCAGCCATATGGACACCATGTCTTTGGCCTCGATGCACGAGCCGCCTACAGTCTATACATGGGCTACACCACCACAGGAAGCGGAAGATAATGAGGAGGAAACTGATTTCTGGGCAGACATGGAAAAGGAACGATCCAAGAAAGAACAGTTCGAGGAGGCGGAGCAGAAACGACACAACTACCGACAGGCCATGGCCTTCTTCAACACCTCGATCGATGGCCAGCACTCACCGCCACAACAAAATGCCAGTCCCAATCGCAGCAGTGTTATCCGGGAAGTCGAAGAGCCACAAGAAGTGAACCTGGGACTACCTGGTGAGTACCAGATAGTAGGCGAGGATGGCGTCGTCGTGGAGGAGCATAAGCCGGAGATAACAGAAACAGAGGAAGATGAGCGAGGTGCTGCAACTCCAACCAATATGGAGCCACAACTACCAGAGGTCTATGTGGAGCCCGAGCCGGAAGTAAAGCGCCTTGTCAACGGACTTCCTGATCTTGGCGTTGAGAAGTTTAGCGAAAAACCCAAGATATCGGTGCGTGCCAGGATTAGTGCATTTGAGGTGATTCCCTCGGCGACAAGTGATGGCGCCAAGGGACTAACCAAGCAATCCCTATCAGTGGATAGTGCCTATGGTAAGGGAACCCTCTCGCGAAACAGCAGCACTCAGCGTTCCGAGTCGGAGATTGAGGAGGACGACTCCGGGGTAACGGACATGAATCGACAGCTGTCTGAGACGGACACAGAGTCCGAGAGTTTTCCGGAGTTGCGCAAGATGACCAGCTACCAGCGGGCAGCCACACATTCCAGGCTCTTTAAGCTGCTGCAGGACGAAAACGATGTTCCGGAGGCGGGAGCACAACCCGCCGATGAATTTCAGTTCAAGCCCAGTCGCAGGAAGATTGTCCATAATGTGTCCATTACCAGACGACAAAATCCAGGAGCTTTGAATGATGCGGAGACCATGACGCAGCGCAGGGAACGACTTTCACTACCGCTTCGCAAGAATACCAGCATAGATGCGGACAATCCCTCGACCCCGAATAGTCCTGCCTCCCCCATAATGGGACCGTCGGCCAAGAACCAACGCGTGGTTAGCGATAAGTTGGTGAATGAATTGGTCCAGAGCCTGCTCCTCAAAAGCGACAGTTCGCATTTGAGAAATCTGCCCATGGAACGTCTCCAGGCGGCCGCCAAACGAGCCCTGGTGGAGGAGATGGACTCCGCGCAGGAGAACAGCTCGCTGGACAGCACGCCGGCACCCACGCCCAAGCATGACAAGGAGTACTCCGACTACTACAACAGCTGGTGCGATGCCAGTGGCAGTGGCGAGGAGGTATTGCCCTCCAAGAGCTTCCGTGCTCTGCAAGATCCACGACGCAGTCCCTGGACGGTGCGGTGTCCGCGAGTTCTCAGCTCCAAAACGATAAACCGGGACTTGGCCCGGGTTACAGAGTCACCGGAAATAGCCAATGGACGGGGCAGCAAAAGTCCCGAATGCTTCCGTCAGAACTCACACTCCCAGTCTCGGGAACGATCCGTAAGCAGTTGGCGGAGAGTTTAG